Proteins found in one Venturia canescens isolate UGA chromosome 8, ASM1945775v1, whole genome shotgun sequence genomic segment:
- the LOC122415212 gene encoding G-protein coupled receptor Mth2-like, whose protein sequence is MWLNNIKLALSLITILTSCSGTNNISMNGEELKRPCLKSLAMSISDIDLETIYPNGTLLHEGILYPPKWYWHEENVTYACLCEITSHCIRKCCPSNEILAGSLILECVNNDKSDKGIGEIALLRSELAQDLRNLSRIEDHFVLVKNQYRCPNGKYKLEPEKYDEDRFVLQSNGTLVTGDNIFPQWKYCLDVHENHPGVRVLVCHNPEVPEIVVGRIIYPFGIVISIPFLLATLFVYAVIPELKNLYGMTLMCYVGCLVVAYSLFASANLIYTGNTLCVTIGKSL, encoded by the coding sequence atgtgGTTAAATAACATTAAACTTGCATTATCGCTGATAACCATTCTGACGAGCTGCTCAGGAACGAATAATATTTCGATGAATGGAGAAGAGCTGAAACGTCCGTGTTTAAAGTCACTCGCGATGTCGATTTCCGACATTGATTTGGAGACAATTTATCCAAACGGAACGTTGCTCCACGAGGGTATATTGTATCCTCCCAAATGGTATTGGCACGAGGAAAACGTAACTTATGCTTGCTTGTGCGAAATAACTTCGCATTGTATACGAAAGTGTTGCCCGAGTAATGAAATATTGGCGGGAAGTTTAATCCTTGAGTGCGTAAATAATGACAAGAGCGATAAAGGAATTGGTGAAATCGCGTTGCTGCGTTCAGAGCTCGCTCAAGATTTAAgaaatttgagtcgaatcgaGGATCACTTTGTACTCGTGAAAAATCAGTATCGATGTCCAAACGGAAAATACAAACTCGAGCCTGAAAAATATGACGAGGATAGATTCGTCCTTCAGTCGAACGGTACCCTCGTCACTGGCGATAATATTTTTCCACAGTGGAAATATTGCTTGGACGTGCACGAAAATCACCCTGGCGTAAGAGTTCTCGTGTGTCATAATCCCGAAGTACCGGAAATCGTCGTTGGTCGAATTATTTATCCCTTTGGAATAGTAATTTCAATACCATTCTTACTTGCAACACTATTCGTTTATGCCGTTATTCCTGAATTAAAGAATCTTTACGGGATGACACTCATGTGTTACGTCGGCTGTCTCGTCGTTGCTTATAGCCTCTTCGCTTCGGCAAACTTGATTTATACTGGAAATACCCTTTGCGTTACGATTGGTAAGTctttatga
- the LOC122414438 gene encoding sesquipedalian-1-like translates to MKINEKNMVAFATSPTPVDREGWLNKRSEVNRGYQRRWFLLKGNILFYFDRRGDKEPVGMIVLEGCTVELAEDEDHFAFKIVFHGPNNRSYLLGAESQESMEQWMKALACASYDYMKLMVAELQRQLDAAEEETAAVSPPPDSPKPPPRTRHNPFNRPEPHQRSQSVRSAPGRTENMPRTRVTFRELHTSYGRRILADSNEWKRKKRSTDASLITL, encoded by the exons atgaaaataaacgagaaaaatatggTGGCATTCGCTACCTCGCCAACGCCGGTCGATCGGGAGGGTTGGTTGAACAAACGAAGCGAGGTTAATCGAGGATATCAGAGACGATGGTTCCTGCTCAAGGGTAATATATTATTCTATTTCGATCGTCGAGGCGACAAAGAACCGGTCGGGATGATTGTCTTAGAGGGATGCACCGTTGAATTGGCCGAAGACGAGGATCATTTTGccttcaaaattgtttttcatggGCCTAATAACAGAAGTTATTTGCTTGGCGCAGAGTCCCag GAGTCTATGGAACAATGGATGAAGGCTTTAGCTTGTGCAAGCTACGATTATATGAAGTTAATGGTCGCCGAGTTGCAGCGTCAATTAGATGCCGCTGAGGAAGAGACTGCAGCGGTATCGCCACCACCGGACTCCCCGAAACCGCCGCCCAGAACAAGACACAATCCGTTTAATAGGCCCGAGCCTCATCAGCGTTCTCAAAGTGTGAGATCAGCACCTGGAAGAACCGAAAATATGCCAAGAACGCGGGTAACTTTTCGAGAACTTCACACCTCATACGGTCGCAGAATTCTCGCCGATTCGAATGAAtggaaacgaaagaaaagaagcACTGACGCTTCTTTAATCACGTTATAA
- the mago gene encoding protein mago nashi — protein sequence MSTDFYIRYYVGHKGKFGHEFLEFEFRPDGKLRYANNSNYKNDTMIRKEAYVHQCVMEELKRIIQDSEIMQEDDSLWPQPDRVGRQELEIVIGDEHISFTTSKTGSLLDVNQSRDPEGLRCFYYLVQDLKCLVFSLIGLHFKIIPI from the coding sequence atgtcGACGGATTTTTACATAAGATACTACGTCGGCCACAAAGGTAAATTCGGTCATGAATTTCTGGAGTTCGAATTCAGACCTGATGGTAAATTGCGCTACGCGAATAACTCCAATTACAAAAACGACACAATGATTCGAAAGGAGGCTTACGTTCATCAATGCGTTATGGAAGAATTGAAGAGGATAATACAAGATTCAGAAATAATGCAGGAAGATGATTCGCTCTGGCCGCAACCCGATCGTGTTGGACGTCAGGAGCTCGAAATCGTGATCGGGGATGAACATATCTCGTTTACAACCTCCAAAACAGGATCCCTTCTCGACGTCAACCAGTCACGTGATCCCGAAGGACTTCGATGTTTTTATTACCTCGTTCAGGACCTTAAATGTCTCGTCTTTTCCCTCATCGGACTTCACTTCAAGATCATACCCATCTAA